In a genomic window of Variovorax paradoxus:
- a CDS encoding MFS transporter, producing MTATTTFPAAAAATLRHAPAADAGQLLIDAEVDSQPAPPPTPAPSRGRRILLGASVVLIAFNLRPVFASLSVVLPEIIRSTGLSATAASLLTTLPVLCLGLFAPLAPGLGRRFGTERTLLGCMALILVGTLLRGTGNVPLLFVASAIAGSGIAVANVLLSGLVKRDFAGQAALMMGLYTMAVCGGAASAAGLTVPIEHALGGGWTAALAVWALPAALVTLLWAPQALARKPIASESGFTVRGLWRDRLAWQVTCFMGLQSALAYIVMGWLAPILRERGLASDTAGYVVSVSVITQVVTCLVVPALAVRLRNQIGLAVALALLTVAAMLAQLFAPLGGVWVWAVLLGIAQGGTFALALTMIVLRSPDSHVAAHLSGMAQGVGYVIAAFGPLLAGLLHGWTGSFGAASWLFVAVGVALVIAGIGAGRTMHVGAVTVAR from the coding sequence ATGACCGCCACCACCACCTTCCCCGCCGCCGCCGCGGCCACCCTGCGCCACGCGCCCGCCGCCGATGCCGGCCAGTTGCTGATCGACGCCGAGGTCGACAGCCAGCCCGCGCCGCCGCCCACCCCGGCACCGAGCCGCGGCCGCCGCATCCTGCTGGGCGCCAGCGTGGTGCTGATCGCCTTCAACCTGCGGCCGGTGTTCGCCAGCCTCTCGGTGGTGCTGCCCGAGATCATCCGTTCCACCGGCCTGTCGGCCACCGCCGCCAGCCTGCTGACCACCCTGCCCGTGCTGTGCCTCGGCCTGTTCGCGCCGCTCGCGCCCGGCCTCGGCCGGCGCTTCGGCACCGAGCGCACCCTGCTGGGCTGCATGGCGCTGATCCTGGTCGGCACGCTGCTGCGCGGCACCGGGAACGTGCCGCTGCTGTTCGTCGCATCGGCCATCGCCGGCAGCGGCATCGCGGTCGCCAACGTGCTGCTGTCGGGGCTGGTCAAGCGCGACTTCGCCGGGCAGGCGGCGCTGATGATGGGCCTCTACACCATGGCCGTGTGCGGCGGCGCCGCGAGCGCGGCCGGACTCACGGTACCGATCGAGCATGCGCTGGGCGGCGGCTGGACCGCGGCGCTCGCGGTCTGGGCGCTGCCGGCCGCGCTGGTCACCCTGCTGTGGGCACCGCAGGCGCTGGCGCGCAAGCCGATCGCCAGCGAGTCCGGCTTCACCGTGCGCGGCCTGTGGCGCGACCGGCTGGCCTGGCAGGTCACCTGCTTCATGGGGCTGCAGTCCGCGCTGGCCTACATCGTCATGGGCTGGCTCGCGCCGATCCTGCGCGAGCGCGGGCTGGCCAGCGACACCGCCGGCTACGTGGTCTCGGTCTCGGTCATCACCCAGGTCGTGACCTGCCTCGTGGTGCCCGCGCTCGCGGTCAGGCTGCGCAACCAGATCGGGCTGGCCGTGGCGCTCGCGCTGCTCACCGTGGCGGCCATGCTGGCCCAGTTGTTCGCGCCGCTCGGCGGCGTGTGGGTCTGGGCCGTCCTGCTGGGCATCGCGCAAGGCGGCACCTTCGCGCTGGCGCTCACCATGATCGTGCTGCGCTCGCCCGATTCGCACGTGGCGGCGCACCTGTCGGGCATGGCGCAGGGCGTGGGCTACGTCATCGCGGCCTTCGGCCCGCTGCTGGCCGGGCTGCTGCACGGCTGGACCGGCAGCTTCGGCGCCGCCTCGTGGCTGTTCGTCGCGGTCGGCGTCGCGCTGGTGATCGCGGGCATCGGCGCGGGCCGCACGATGCACGTGGGCGCGGTCACGGTCGCGCGCTAG
- a CDS encoding FadR family transcriptional regulator yields MLAQAPRTSLVEAAANGIRAEISAGRWPVGARIPIEPQLAQLLGVSRGTVREAVKTLVSRGLLEVRQGSGTYVRSGFDPGASLQKLRLASLLDQFEVRCALEVQAARLAALRHTPEDLRQLHVLLDARGTPAPGDGGAAFIERDLAFHLAIVDIAGNLALAETVRFIGGYIKDTIASTMGTLLPEPDDAAHRAIVEAIASRDPERADAAVRAFMTPMIATLAAGTHTPTGDPRAPSCP; encoded by the coding sequence ATGCTAGCCCAAGCCCCCCGCACCTCCCTAGTAGAAGCCGCCGCCAACGGCATCCGCGCCGAGATCTCCGCCGGCCGCTGGCCGGTCGGCGCGCGCATCCCCATCGAACCGCAGCTCGCCCAGCTGCTCGGCGTGAGCCGCGGCACCGTGCGCGAGGCCGTCAAGACGCTGGTCTCGCGCGGCCTGCTCGAGGTGCGCCAGGGCTCGGGCACCTATGTGCGCTCGGGCTTCGATCCCGGCGCCAGCCTGCAGAAGCTGCGCCTGGCCAGCCTGCTCGACCAGTTCGAGGTGCGCTGCGCGCTCGAGGTGCAGGCCGCGCGGCTGGCCGCGCTGCGCCACACGCCCGAGGACCTGCGCCAGCTCCACGTCCTGCTCGACGCCCGCGGCACGCCCGCGCCCGGCGATGGCGGCGCGGCCTTCATCGAGCGCGACCTCGCCTTCCACCTGGCCATCGTCGACATCGCGGGCAACCTCGCGCTCGCCGAAACCGTGCGCTTCATCGGCGGCTACATCAAGGACACCATCGCCAGCACCATGGGCACGCTGCTGCCCGAGCCCGACGACGCCGCCCACCGCGCGATCGTCGAGGCCATCGCCAGCCGCGACCCCGAGCGCGCCGACGCCGCCGTGCGCGCCTTCATGACGCCCATGATCGCGACCCTCGCCGCCGGCACCCACACCCCCACCGGCGACCCGCGCGCGCCGTCCTGCCCATGA
- a CDS encoding YgcG family protein, which translates to MKATTLDFRPGPRLWLCLVLLFAAAFGAQARPVPVPAMKSRVIDQSRTLDTAQAEALRERIADIERETQAQLAVLIVPTTGEDSIEQYATRVFAQWKLGRKDEDDGVLLLVAIRDRRMRIEVGRGLEGRITDIQAARIIDQEMTPRFRASDFDGGLHAAVDGIAQLIRGEPMAMAQELPLIDPGEPVESTPPEPRGSHVTPEGWAFFAVIGWSALVGLWQSRQKKSAAELRTDADRLARRRARQARAAARAARPGARARAQAEVADELESAVAVAEAAPGRTLRRWPWTFGALAIAPVAAAATLGEPMFAIALGMMPVPMGFGIGYGCGLWRTMRLVVAGIALLIAAVVIAGQQLGWERVGWSLLGMLALGAAVLVGLLIVTGMRKAWGKGVRSFVTRWIVVCVLVGLFVGLAHDELDPQLFWIVLAAVTVVALLVAFFPADGGGGGHDGDYGDSGWGSSSSSSSSSSYESSSSSSSDSSSSSSSDSGGSSSGGGASGSW; encoded by the coding sequence ATGAAGGCGACGACCCTGGACTTCCGACCCGGCCCGCGCCTCTGGCTGTGTCTGGTGCTGCTGTTCGCCGCGGCATTCGGCGCGCAGGCCAGGCCGGTGCCGGTGCCGGCGATGAAGTCGCGCGTGATCGACCAGAGCAGGACGCTCGACACCGCGCAAGCCGAGGCGCTGCGCGAGCGCATCGCCGACATCGAGCGCGAGACCCAGGCGCAACTCGCGGTGCTGATCGTGCCGACCACCGGCGAGGACAGCATCGAGCAGTACGCCACGCGCGTGTTCGCGCAGTGGAAGCTCGGGCGCAAGGACGAGGACGACGGCGTGCTGCTGCTGGTGGCGATCCGCGACCGGCGCATGCGCATCGAGGTCGGCCGCGGCCTCGAGGGCCGCATCACCGACATCCAGGCCGCGCGCATCATCGACCAGGAGATGACGCCGCGCTTTCGCGCCAGCGATTTCGACGGCGGCCTGCACGCCGCGGTCGATGGCATCGCGCAGCTGATCCGCGGCGAACCGATGGCCATGGCCCAGGAGCTGCCGCTGATCGATCCGGGCGAGCCCGTCGAATCGACACCGCCCGAACCGCGCGGATCGCACGTCACGCCCGAGGGCTGGGCCTTCTTCGCCGTGATCGGCTGGTCGGCGCTGGTCGGCCTCTGGCAGAGCCGGCAGAAGAAGAGCGCGGCCGAACTGCGCACCGACGCCGACCGGCTCGCGCGCCGGCGCGCGCGGCAGGCCCGCGCAGCAGCGCGCGCCGCTCGACCAGGCGCGCGCGCGCGCGCGCAGGCCGAGGTCGCGGACGAACTCGAAAGCGCCGTGGCCGTGGCCGAGGCCGCGCCCGGCAGGACGCTGCGGCGCTGGCCCTGGACCTTCGGCGCGCTCGCCATCGCGCCGGTCGCCGCGGCCGCCACGCTCGGCGAGCCGATGTTTGCGATCGCGCTCGGGATGATGCCGGTGCCGATGGGCTTCGGCATCGGCTATGGCTGCGGCCTGTGGCGCACCATGCGCCTCGTCGTCGCCGGCATCGCGCTGCTGATCGCGGCCGTGGTGATCGCGGGCCAGCAGCTGGGCTGGGAGCGCGTGGGCTGGTCGCTGCTCGGCATGCTGGCGCTGGGCGCGGCGGTGCTGGTCGGCCTGCTGATCGTGACCGGCATGCGCAAGGCCTGGGGCAAGGGCGTGCGCAGCTTCGTCACGCGCTGGATCGTGGTGTGCGTGCTGGTGGGCCTGTTCGTCGGGCTGGCGCACGACGAGCTCGACCCGCAGCTGTTCTGGATCGTGCTGGCGGCCGTCACGGTGGTGGCGCTGCTCGTGGCCTTCTTCCCGGCCGATGGCGGCGGGGGCGGGCACGACGGCGACTACGGCGACAGCGGATGGGGCAGCAGCAGCTCCTCCTCGTCCTCCTCTTCGTACGAATCCTCGTCCTCCTCGTCGTCGGATTCCTCGTCGTCGTCCTCATCGGACTCGGGCGGCTCGAGCAGCGGCGGCGGCGCCTCGGGAAGCTGGTAG
- the pbpC gene encoding penicillin-binding protein 1C, translating into MPTPTALFPFFARPRLALALAALMLTAQAAGAMPSFEEVKRDFRSSDTAVLDRNGELLQRVRTDASVRRGQWTALADISPALRTAMVLSEDRRFYEHSGVDWRAVSAAAWGNLWNTRTRGASTITMQLSGLLDEDLRRGGGGRSLTQKLGQTVAAAQLERQWRKDQILEAYLNSVPFRGEIVGIDALSRTLFGKAPSGLDAREAAVAAALVRAPNARPALVAQRACEVLRAMEPQRNADCEALDMFTSAAVQRRAFDASEGIAPHAARRALRQAREGREPGQEDTPPGEAKAAAKDSGDGSVRTTLRAPLQRFALGTLQRHLRELRGRHVEDGALVVLDNATGEVLAWVGSSGPLSQAAEVDGVTAMRQPGSTLKPLLYGQAIAEQRLTAASLIEDSSAQINTASGLYIPQNYDRRFKGPVSARTALAASLNVPAVRTLVMVSPESFARGLRAAGLPLRESGDYYGYSLALGSAEVTLLSLTNAYRMLANGGRYGTTTLLAPAAPDKSKKTTTAAATAKNTPAPVLDPRAAFIVGDILSDPNARTRTFGLDSILSTRFWSAVKTGTSKDMRDNWAVGWSQRYTVGVWVGNASGASMWDVSGTSGAAPVWAEVMRFLHAREPSRAPAPPPGLVRTHIDFGAGPDGNALEAARDEWFVQGTEQPLFALANEPGAASTAAVARITAPADGTIIALDPDIPPLRQRVRFESEGRGVQWRIDGKHFARGNSAQWLPWPGRHLIELVDAGGKVVDQRRLEVRGAGVVTKSAQR; encoded by the coding sequence ATGCCGACGCCCACCGCCCTGTTTCCTTTCTTCGCGCGCCCGCGCCTCGCGCTGGCGCTCGCCGCGCTGATGCTGACGGCGCAGGCCGCGGGGGCCATGCCGAGCTTCGAGGAGGTGAAGCGCGACTTCCGCTCGTCCGACACCGCGGTGCTCGACCGCAACGGCGAACTGCTGCAGCGCGTGCGCACCGACGCCAGCGTGCGGCGCGGCCAGTGGACGGCGCTGGCCGACATCTCGCCCGCGCTGCGCACGGCGATGGTGCTCAGCGAGGACCGGCGCTTCTACGAGCACAGCGGCGTCGATTGGCGCGCGGTCTCGGCCGCGGCCTGGGGCAACCTCTGGAACACGCGCACGCGCGGCGCCTCGACCATCACGATGCAGCTGTCGGGCCTGCTCGACGAGGACCTGCGGCGCGGCGGCGGCGGCCGCAGCCTGACGCAGAAGCTCGGCCAGACCGTGGCCGCGGCCCAGCTCGAGCGCCAGTGGCGCAAGGACCAGATCCTCGAGGCCTACCTCAACAGCGTGCCCTTCCGCGGCGAGATCGTCGGCATCGACGCGCTCTCGCGCACCCTGTTCGGCAAGGCGCCGAGCGGCCTCGACGCGCGCGAGGCCGCGGTGGCCGCCGCGCTGGTGCGCGCGCCCAATGCGCGGCCGGCCCTGGTGGCGCAGCGCGCCTGCGAGGTGCTGCGCGCCATGGAGCCGCAGCGCAACGCCGACTGCGAGGCGCTCGACATGTTCACCAGCGCCGCGGTGCAGCGGCGCGCCTTCGACGCCAGCGAGGGCATCGCGCCGCATGCCGCGCGGCGCGCGCTGCGCCAGGCACGCGAGGGCCGCGAGCCCGGACAGGAGGACACGCCGCCGGGCGAGGCCAAGGCGGCCGCGAAGGACAGCGGCGACGGCAGCGTGCGCACCACGCTGCGCGCGCCGCTGCAGCGCTTCGCGCTCGGCACCCTGCAGCGCCACCTGCGCGAGCTGCGCGGCCGGCACGTGGAGGACGGCGCGCTGGTGGTGCTCGACAACGCCACCGGCGAGGTGCTGGCCTGGGTCGGCTCCTCGGGGCCGCTGAGCCAGGCGGCCGAGGTCGACGGCGTGACCGCGATGCGCCAGCCGGGCTCGACGCTCAAGCCGCTGCTCTACGGCCAGGCGATCGCCGAGCAGCGGCTCACGGCCGCTTCGCTGATCGAGGACTCGTCGGCGCAGATCAACACCGCGAGCGGCCTCTACATCCCGCAGAACTACGACCGGCGCTTCAAGGGCCCGGTGTCGGCGCGCACCGCGCTCGCGGCCTCGCTCAACGTGCCGGCCGTGCGCACGCTGGTGATGGTGTCGCCCGAATCCTTCGCGCGCGGCCTGCGCGCGGCCGGGCTGCCGCTGCGCGAGAGCGGCGACTACTACGGCTACAGCCTCGCGCTCGGCAGCGCCGAGGTCACGCTGCTGTCGCTGACCAATGCCTACCGCATGCTGGCCAACGGCGGGCGCTACGGCACGACCACCTTGCTGGCGCCGGCCGCGCCGGACAAGTCGAAGAAGACCACCACCGCCGCCGCTACCGCGAAGAACACCCCGGCACCGGTGCTCGACCCGCGCGCCGCCTTCATCGTCGGCGACATCCTGTCCGACCCCAACGCGCGCACCCGCACCTTCGGCCTCGACAGCATCCTCTCGACCCGCTTCTGGAGCGCGGTGAAGACCGGCACCAGCAAGGACATGCGCGACAACTGGGCCGTGGGCTGGTCGCAGCGCTACACGGTCGGCGTGTGGGTCGGCAACGCGAGCGGCGCATCGATGTGGGACGTGAGCGGCACCAGCGGCGCGGCGCCGGTCTGGGCCGAGGTCATGCGCTTCCTGCACGCGCGCGAGCCCAGCCGCGCGCCGGCGCCGCCGCCGGGCCTGGTGCGCACGCACATCGACTTCGGCGCCGGTCCCGACGGCAACGCGCTCGAGGCCGCGCGCGACGAATGGTTCGTGCAGGGCACCGAGCAGCCGCTGTTCGCGCTCGCGAACGAACCCGGCGCCGCGAGCACGGCCGCGGTCGCGCGCATCACCGCGCCGGCCGACGGCACGATCATCGCGCTCGATCCCGACATCCCGCCGCTGCGCCAGCGCGTGCGCTTCGAATCGGAAGGCCGCGGCGTCCAGTGGCGCATCGACGGCAAGCACTTCGCGCGCGGCAACAGCGCGCAGTGGCTGCCCTGGCCGGGCCGCCACCTGATCGAGCTGGTCGATGCCGGCGGCAAGGTGGTGGACCAGCGCCGGCTCGAGGTGCGCGGCGCGGGCGTCGTGACCAAGAGCGCGCAACGATGA
- a CDS encoding LysE family translocator — translation MPFELWLAFVAASAVLLIIPGPTILTVISYSMSHGRRANVPLVAAVALGDSTALVVSLLGLGTLLAASAFWFNAVKWVGGLYLLYLGIKLLRAGVSSAEIATPEAPASRWRLFANTYLVTALNPKGIVFFVAFLPQFISQKAAVAPQMWVLALTFVAMATLNATLYAVFAGSARRLLSSPRAQRRFNLGGGALLSAAGLWALMARRPA, via the coding sequence ATGCCCTTCGAACTCTGGCTCGCCTTCGTGGCCGCCTCGGCCGTGCTGCTGATCATTCCCGGCCCGACCATCCTCACCGTCATCAGCTACTCGATGTCGCACGGCCGCCGCGCCAACGTGCCGCTGGTGGCCGCGGTGGCGCTCGGCGACTCGACCGCGCTGGTGGTGTCGCTGCTGGGCCTGGGCACGCTGCTCGCGGCCTCGGCCTTCTGGTTCAACGCGGTGAAGTGGGTGGGCGGGCTGTACCTGCTGTACCTGGGCATCAAGCTGCTGCGCGCGGGCGTGTCGAGCGCCGAGATCGCGACGCCGGAAGCGCCCGCCTCGCGCTGGCGGCTGTTCGCCAACACCTACCTGGTGACGGCGCTCAACCCGAAGGGCATCGTGTTCTTCGTCGCCTTCCTGCCGCAGTTCATCAGCCAGAAGGCCGCGGTCGCGCCGCAGATGTGGGTGCTGGCGCTGACCTTCGTCGCAATGGCCACGCTGAACGCCACGCTCTATGCGGTGTTCGCGGGCTCGGCGCGGCGCCTGCTGTCGTCGCCGCGCGCGCAGCGCCGCTTCAACCTCGGCGGCGGCGCGCTGCTGAGCGCGGCCGGCCTGTGGGCGCTGATGGCGCGCCGGCCGGCCTGA
- a CDS encoding GFA family protein yields MRKTYIGGCHCGAVRFEADIDLSLGTLRCNCAICTRTRFWPAIVEPEAFRLLAGESELSDQMLDSRNSHYIVCKLCGVRSFGVGHSPETGAHAYGVNVTCLDDVDLDDLANSPLRYVDGHRGTWHVARTAIDH; encoded by the coding sequence ATGAGAAAGACCTATATCGGAGGCTGCCACTGCGGCGCCGTGCGCTTCGAAGCCGACATCGACCTCAGCCTGGGCACGCTGCGCTGCAACTGCGCGATCTGCACCCGCACGCGCTTCTGGCCGGCCATCGTCGAGCCCGAGGCCTTTCGCCTGCTCGCGGGCGAATCCGAGCTCAGCGACCAGATGCTCGACAGCCGCAACAGCCACTACATCGTCTGCAAGCTCTGCGGCGTGCGCTCCTTCGGCGTCGGCCATTCGCCCGAGACCGGCGCCCATGCCTACGGCGTGAACGTGACCTGCCTCGACGACGTGGACCTCGACGACCTCGCCAACTCGCCGCTGCGCTACGTCGACGGCCACCGCGGCACCTGGCACGTGGCGCGCACGGCGATCGATCACTGA
- a CDS encoding DUF2277 domain-containing protein: MCRSIKTLYNFEPPATEHEIRAAALQFVRKLSGFNVPSRANEAAFERAVEEVSASAARLLESLVTTAEPRDREIEAERAKARSAARFGTQPS, from the coding sequence ATGTGCAGAAGCATCAAAACCCTCTACAACTTCGAGCCCCCCGCCACCGAGCACGAGATCCGCGCCGCCGCCCTGCAATTCGTGCGCAAGCTCAGCGGCTTCAACGTCCCCTCGCGCGCCAACGAAGCCGCATTCGAACGCGCCGTCGAAGAAGTCAGCGCCAGCGCCGCGCGCCTGCTCGAATCGCTGGTGACCACCGCCGAACCGCGCGACCGCGAGATAGAAGCCGAACGCGCCAAGGCCCGTTCAGCAGCCCGCTTCGGCACGCAGCCTTCGTGA